One Gadus chalcogrammus isolate NIFS_2021 chromosome 4, NIFS_Gcha_1.0, whole genome shotgun sequence DNA segment encodes these proteins:
- the LOC130380989 gene encoding rho guanine nucleotide exchange factor 7-like, whose translation MNSAEQTVTWLITLGVLDSPKKRISDPESFLQSSLRDGVVLCRLLERLRPGTVLGKVFSDPRAESECQSNISEFLQVCSVFSVEPFEVSDLLQGQDISRVLTCLVALNKATEERGPAEDDVCLRHPISSSRIKSFESLNTQCQSSKLLQPQYRSLDMSEGSGCGQTLVKARFPFQQTNEDELSFSKGDLITVLRQEEGGWWEGALGGRTGWFPNNYVREVKDSEKLLSPRSGTLKSPPKGFDTTIVNKTYYNVVSITH comes from the exons ATGAATTCGGCCGAGCAGACGGTAACGTGGCTCATCACGCTGGGGGTCCTGGATTCACCCAAGAAGCGGATCTCGGATCCGGAGAGCTTTCTCCAGTCGTCCCTGCGGGACGGAGTGGTGCTGTGTAGACTGCTGGAGCGGCTGCGACCCGGGACGGTGCTGGGCAAA GTGTTCTCTGACCCGCGAGCGGAGAGCGAGTGCCAGAGTAACATCAGCGAGTTTCTGCAGGTCTGCAGCGTCTTCTCCGTGGAG CCCTTTGAGGTCAGCGATCTCCTGCAGGGCCAGGACATTTCCAGGGTTCTCACCTGCCTGGTGGCCCTCAACAAAGCTACCGAAG AAAGGGGTCCGGCGGAGGACGACGTGTGCCTGCGCCACCCCATCTCCTCATCGCGGATCAAGTCCTTTGAGTCCTTGAACACTCAGTGCCAGTCCTCCAAGCTGCTGCAGCCGCAGTACCGAAGCCTG GACATGTCAGAGGGCAGTGGGTGTGGCCAGACGCTAGTGAAGGCCCGCTTCCCCTTCCAGCAGACCAATGAGGACGAGCTGTCCTTCTCCAAGGGCGACCTCATTACCGTCCTgcggcaggaggaggggggctggtggGAGGGGGCCCTCGGGGGCCGGACCGGGTGGTTTCCGAACAACTACGTGCGGGAGGTCAAAGACAGCG AGAAGCTGCTGTCTCCAAGGTCTGGCACCTTGAAGAGCCCCCCGAAAGGCTTTGACACCACCATCGTCAACAAGACCTACTACAATGTGGTGAGCATCACACATtaa